GTTCTCCTTGATCGGGTCGAATTTTTCCTCGCCCACGGGAGCGTTGGCCGCGCCACCGTCCGATGCGGCGGAAGTTCCCGCTGGTGTGCCCGGCGCCGGCGCGCCGCCATTGTTGCAGGCGGGAATTCCCAGCACGCCTAAACCAACTAGGACTAGAGCGATCATCAAGGCGCCACCGCGGCGCGCGGAACGTGACTTAGCAATCGGCATGCTTCACCATCCCTGGGCTACGCGAAATCGAATTCCCCGGTCCGTCCGCCAATCGCGGTTTTCCGCACGACGGATGAGCCTCCCTGCCCTGCGACGGGGGTCAATTCTCGACGGCGAAATTTAGCAGGATGTGGACTTCCTTCATACTGGGATGATTCGTCGGAATCGTGATCCGCCCCATCTCGTCCCTGGCCTTGCCCATCTTACTGATCAGCGGACTTTGAGGGGGAATCTCGATCTCGATGGGGATTTCGCTGGCCGCGCCGTTGTTGAGCAACTTCCGCTCGCCCAACGTGACTTTGACGAACTCCGGCTCACAGACGGGTTCGCCCAGTTCGATCTTGTCGGCATACTCGCCGGCGATCAGCATCTTGAGCTTGGCCTGCCCCCCCTGCGCCTGGTGCAATGCGCCCAACGTGAGCAAGTTGAATTTAGGCACGAAGTTTCCGCCAATCGCTACGATGGCGATGTCATTCACGACGTTTCCCTCGACTTCCAGTTGCGTGTCGAGGGCTTTTTCCAACGTCGTGGTCAGTTCGACGCCCTGCCTGAAGCTGCCGGTCGGCAAACCCGGCTTCACGGTCACGGTCACCAGCCAGCCGTGCTTGCCGTCTTCTGGCAATTCCGACGGTTCCAAGCGGCGATAGGCGACGTCGAAGTGGTCGGCTGTGTCGGGCCTGCTGAGTCGAAAGCCGGTGATCTCGAAATCACGATCGTGCTGGGCATAGACTTTGGTCTCGCGCGTCACGGTGTCATCGGCCAACAAGCGATTGAACGTTACTTTCGGCGGACTGATCTCCAACGGCCGCGTCACCACGGCGTTGATGTTGATCGCCATCAATTGTTTTTGACTAGCGTCCCGGCTGTGGATCAACACCTTCTTGTCATTCACAATCCCGTAGAGATCGTTGGTGACAATGGTGATCGGGACGATCAGCGTCTCGCCCGGCGGAATCTCAATTTCCCGGTCTTTGACGCGGATGCAGCCACAGGAGGGCTTGAGCGTCAGTCGGAGCGGATCGGTCCCGAAGTTCTTCAGGGGAAAATCGCGGGTGACCTGGACGCCCTCCTCAAGCGTGCCGAAGTCGATCAGGTCGGTCTCGGTTTCTAGCGAGACCTTTGCTTCGGAAACGGGCGTGAGTTCCATTTCCTCGAGCTGCTTCAACGCCTTTTCGGT
This sequence is a window from Planctomycetia bacterium. Protein-coding genes within it:
- a CDS encoding DUF1573 domain-containing protein, coding for MKISVLVSIVLGFGAVVAALGLMATYGVIPKELTPTEKALKQLEEMELTPVSEAKVSLETETDLIDFGTLEEGVQVTRDFPLKNFGTDPLRLTLKPSCGCIRVKDREIEIPPGETLIVPITIVTNDLYGIVNDKKVLIHSRDASQKQLMAININAVVTRPLEISPPKVTFNRLLADDTVTRETKVYAQHDRDFEITGFRLSRPDTADHFDVAYRRLEPSELPEDGKHGWLVTVTVKPGLPTGSFRQGVELTTTLEKALDTQLEVEGNVVNDIAIVAIGGNFVPKFNLLTLGALHQAQGGQAKLKMLIAGEYADKIELGEPVCEPEFVKVTLGERKLLNNGAASEIPIEIEIPPQSPLISKMGKARDEMGRITIPTNHPSMKEVHILLNFAVEN